CCAAACGTGCTGTTTTGATTACAGAGAGAATTCAAGCCAGTGAGAGCCCAGACAACAGCAACAAGCAGCCCAGCAATCAACAAGGGAACATCAGAGGGGAAGAAGACTCTAAGAAAGGGCAGTGTGATTGTCACCGGCGCCTCCTCCGGACTTGGTCTGGCAACAGCCAAGTCTTTAGCCGAATCCGGAAAATGGCATGTAATTATGGCCTGCAGGGATTTCCTCAAGACTGAAAGAGCTGCCAAGGCAGCTGGCATGCCCAAGGAAAACTACACCATTATGCATCTAGACCTCGCTTCCCTCGACAGCGTGCGCCAATTCGTTGATAACTTCAGGCGTTCTGAGAGGCCTCTTGATGTGCTCGTGTGTAATGCTGCTGTTTATCAGCCAACCGCTAAAGAACCTTCATTCACTGCTGAGGGATTCGAACTCAGTGTTGGGACCAACCATCTTGGACACTTCCTTCTTTCACGGTTGCTGCTGGAAGATTTGAACAAATCCGACTACCCATCAAAGAGACTCATCATTGTTGGCTCAATTACAGGTACTTGATTTAAATGAAGAAGATAGTTCTTCAAAATATGTACTGTTCTTTGTAGAATGTGTGATGAAGTTTGTGTTGTTGCTTTTCAGGGAACACGAACACCTTAGCTGGAAATGTACCTCCAAAAGCCAACCTCGGGGACTTGAGGGGACTTGCAGGAGGCTTAAACGGTCTAAACAGCTCAGCCATGATCGACGGTGGAGACTTTGACGGTGCCAAGGCCTACAAGGACAGCAAAGTCTGCAACATGCTCACAATGCAAGAGTTCCACAGGCGCTACCATGAGGAAACCGGGATAACATTTGCTTCCCTTTACCCAGGCTGCATTGCCACAACCGGTTTGTTCAGGGAGCACATTCCCTTGTTCAGGCTTCTGTTCCCTCCATTCCAAAAGTACATCACCAAGGGCTATGTCTCAGAAGATGAAGCCGGAAAGAGACTTGCTCAGGTAAGAACTTGTGCTTGACAATGGTGCATTATGTTTTTCGATCTCTCTTGTGCATGAACTCATTTGCTTGCTGCTGATCACTCTCAGGTTGTGAGCGACCCAAGCTTGACAAAGTCGGGAGTCTACTGGAGCTGGAACAAGAATTCGGCTTCCTTCGAGAACCAACTATCCCAAGAAGCTAGTGATGTGGAGAAGGCTCGCAAGGTGTGGGAAGTCAGTGAGAAGCTTGTGGGTTTGGCCTAAGTATAGAAGCTTGATGTTCCCGTTGACCAGCATTTTGCCTCGGAGGAGGAGGATGTCACCCAAGATCAGGTCCATTTGTGGAGTGCAGAATTTGAAATTAAAGCTGTACTGTCATAGACAATTTTCTCATGTGGATGATTAGTGTTAGTAACAAATGAGAATAAAATCACTCACCTCTGTTGCAAAATGCAGATCATACTTCTTGTTACAAGTTTAACATTTTactcttatttattttaaatatttacaaAACGAAAGTATCAGAATGTTGTAAAGAAGTAAATATCAACCATTTACTTCTAGCTTTTTACATGGCTAGTAACTTAAAGCTCATAAGCAGGAAACCGTGCTTCAGACGGTTCAGTCATGTCCAAAAGGAGATGAGCCATTCCACCAACACCTTCGAATAGAGAATAGGACCGATCACCTCCATGCATCATACCCTCTGATATGAGTCTTAAGGCTCTATCGTGTAAAAAGCAAGCAAATGCTTTGGCCCTGTACAAATATTCCACCTTACCCGTTAACCGGTAGAGTGAAAGAAACACATAGGCGTTCCCACTGATGCCATGACAAATGCCAACTCGCTTCAGCAGACCCTGGTTCCACACCACCTCCCCTGCATCTATAGCAGCTTGCAGGAACTCCTGA
This window of the Malus domestica chromosome 03, GDT2T_hap1 genome carries:
- the LOC103430380 gene encoding protochlorophyllide reductase, chloroplastic, whose product is MALQAASVVSSAFSVPKEGKSGASFKDSSLFGVTFSENLKAEFSSVALSCKREFKPVRAQTTATSSPAINKGTSEGKKTLRKGSVIVTGASSGLGLATAKSLAESGKWHVIMACRDFLKTERAAKAAGMPKENYTIMHLDLASLDSVRQFVDNFRRSERPLDVLVCNAAVYQPTAKEPSFTAEGFELSVGTNHLGHFLLSRLLLEDLNKSDYPSKRLIIVGSITGNTNTLAGNVPPKANLGDLRGLAGGLNGLNSSAMIDGGDFDGAKAYKDSKVCNMLTMQEFHRRYHEETGITFASLYPGCIATTGLFREHIPLFRLLFPPFQKYITKGYVSEDEAGKRLAQVVSDPSLTKSGVYWSWNKNSASFENQLSQEASDVEKARKVWEVSEKLVGLA